The Oncorhynchus tshawytscha isolate Ot180627B linkage group LG18, Otsh_v2.0, whole genome shotgun sequence genome has a window encoding:
- the LOC112217508 gene encoding CASP8-associated protein 2: MEGDLMDEVYGDLSQDHHNTTAAFNEDSVDIYFGLESPKMNSNAERNYTLLSPQNLKYMDLYEEIITEEQQDRESSYNELRTRFNAAQSQVDELMRRLQQTETQNTTLNTENSRLKKNICALIKTAKMEVVRKDEEINRLSQSFRPRRGPVVHHQSQMNCLRNQIPTRQNPTGQSQPSQPQVPTRLNPTGQSQPSQPQVPTRLNPTGQSQPSQPQVPTRLNPTGQSQPSQPQVPTRLNPTGPSQLSQPLVPTRQNLKGQPPPSQPPRPRQDCVVKDLSQLLCKDRDVVHPLLPPTPSDATVFRPPLPDTTVLRPPLPDTTVLRPPLPVTSKTAKGDSEAPVKRTVGSSSQDSVNRHPTRELHPSDEPKQTKHREGRGRNPRLSHSNEQQQYNSKSSRCPRLSDVEVRRRSERAKNPTLDILHCTASSDRTSEGLSKDCAAYQSMGSSRHYKELRCDKGDGNRHSRGTKDISSNRKHAYLNQASVTERSSESFNRKGGTSPPRDHRRKEERRREDEVRKEKNTSKKSGERKSTCTERRRTKESDRCNTDVSKDKTMDDSKVRGQKTGEKSEFLPSEAKVAAKSSVEKTGPNRKLSFMETLNLTLSPVKKPRQLAETKEQEGTPPEEVPEDQSAEDSGQPDLDKLLILDEINSSVLETDEVFEEPVVQPSSEIPMSSGPGSIDLRHTDKEPCQDANKGLAEATVAKKQPKCQFEVEDIIVQGVSEGKPELPEATVDQRTEPTTPEPPREVCVSAPVCAIVLRTPLKSRPEDCASVNKVSESEDFTAAAVTATTVAGNCGNNSNTDTGLSSNGFTPDHSMENVVLITDNWVCKPNGKTPSALVCESQAVETVTQVPPAAVCVGHPAVEGVSGKEPSESLQLPLPASVISTSSLDVTAEVQDISKHGVSSTINMEVIPEICITSEIVEDATEIPLECEKERTVVEQGSPLSGFEVSKVSSTTGEVAPSAQHNSGLLQTPKKSLDSEPSHTENEDVNVEPSSSIPLAHDEDSMMLTLGSLKGIPDAISPLTSPVRPMRKSHQPPCHSKPAYVKSLRKEFTSAAGDPNSKKLDVNMENKNPGRSIASATQQDVDRVSVCSSSPEDELEEGEILSEGEETPITPSSPAKTVRPTSTVKSQQIPKSSPRLSKKLPEEKGNSKLLSKTLISPVGSPMSKARYKTVQPPLPKAALCTVEEVMAMFVKIRYACRKKYMKLRSTFSKERFCGVMDMSLDSFTDFVDSVSFTKLCSQEDDLKVKLKNNIMSVLSKLSNNGIVNRIFDQEPLNMKSKLWEFVNVQLDFLFKEIQTALRSVCKSSNGNQSAGAEKRDLSLSKQPVESPKQPVKSPKQPVKSPKQPVKSPKQPVKSPKQPVKSPKQPVKSPKQPVKSPKQPVKSPKQPVKSPKQPVKSPKQPVMSSVSPASKLKRPQGAVQKTNCVSRTSASKRPQEELTECVEPNIKRTRAQTLPPCKTGLGRGKNIKMSFEEDKESEPQTSDHPLMQPLMQPPLQHGLEILSSNSPSSAEKTAAYVRRLSQNGSLHDKSDFEILTEQQASNLTFNLVTDSQMGEIFKCLLQGSDLLETSVSAGDNQGWPLGTPRKGERFRGVTTPSKVGTTTKVGTPSKVIATWSSISPCKFSSPNSKVQIPLNPALLDESCMLEVPSSLPEDKMTSQSSVFSQRSYSILAEDLAVSLTIPSPLKSDNHLSFLHPANVEPMSAPDSVISAHFSEDALMDGEDATEQDIHLALDTDNSSGASSGAGRTREAPVNPLFHFKPHLPMQAVVMEKSNDHFIVRIRHANTSPDINSNNSGVNFTNLGINFSNLGNNSTSLVVNPTCLGIKSTSQGVNSSSPGSVNSTYPGNNSTNPDTNSSYPCVNSTSPQVNCTNPGIYPISADINPRAVSSPQTPPGEEQHGKDQAHPTGKTPSKTHFSEASPPFYLSTSTETASALSSPCLTIIEDTPERDHSKGKTGKKRRRHHVEMKAKRPKKEVVPEKIKHKKKSSKRAKGKETRSSKSERSKVTTPPQSTPSPNSLSAKNIIIKKGAVVVTWTRDEDRDILLALKMKGASADTFSSLSEKMNKTPAQIAERFSQLMKLFKKKKMAS, translated from the exons ATGGAGGGGGATTTGATGGATGAAGTGTATGGTGACCTCAGCCAAGACCACCATA ATACCACAGCAGCTTTCAATGAAGACTCTGTGGATATTTATTTTGGTTTAGAAAGTCCAAAGATGAATTCGAACGCAG AAAGGAATTACACACTCCTCTCACCACAGAATCTGAAATACATGGATTTATATGAGGAAATCATAACAGAGGAACAGCAGGATAGAGAGTCTTCCTACAATGAG TTGAGGACAAGATTCAATGCAGCACAAAGCCAAGTTGATGAGTTAATGAGAAGGTTGCAGCAGACTGAAACACAG AATACAACGCTGAACACCGAGAACAGCCGCCTGAAGAAGAACATCTGTGCGCTCATCAAGACAGCTAAAATGGAGGTTGTGCGGAAGGACGAGGAGATAAATAGGTTGAGCCAAAG TTTCAGGCCAAGGAGGGGTCCTGTAGTTCACCATCAATCTCAGATGAACTGCCTGAGAAATCAAATTCCAACCAGACAGAATCCTACGGGGCAGTCACAACCTAGCCAACCACAAGTTCCCACCCGACTGAATCCTACGGGGCAGTCACAACCTAGCCAACCACAAGTTCCCACCCGACTGAATCCTACGGGGCAGTCACAACCTAGCCAACCACAAGTTCCCACCCGACTGAATCCTACGGGGCAGTCACAACCTAGCCAACCACAAGTTCCAACCCGACTGAATCCTACGGGGCCGTCTCAACTTAGCCAACCACTAGTTCCAACTAGACAGAATCTTAAAGGGCAGCCTCCACCAAGCCAACCCCCGCgtcctagacaggattgtgttgtaAAGGATCTTAGCCAGCTCCTCTGTAAAGACAGAGATGTGGtccacccccttctccctccaaccccctctgATGCAACAGTTTTCCGACCACCTCTTCCTGATACAACAGTTCTCAGACCACCTCTTCCTGATACAACAGTTCTCAGACCACCTCTTCCTGTCACTTCAAAGACCGCTAAAGGAGATTCAGAAGCTCCAGTGAAACGCACTGTTGGTAGTTCCAGCCAGGACTCTGTGAATAGACACCCTACACGTGAACTTCACCCGTCAGACGAGCCGAAACAAACCAAGCACAGAGAAGGCAGAGGTCGAAATCCGAGGCTCTCCCACTCAAATGAGCAGCAACAATATAACTCCAAGTCAAGCAGATGCCCTCGTCTCTCAGATGTTGAGGTACGCAGGAGATCAGAGCGGGCTAAAAATCCAACCTTGGACATTTTGCATTGCACTGCTTCCTCTGACCGCACTTCCGAAGGATTGTCTAAAGATTGTGCAGCCTATCAATCAATGGGTTCTAGTCGGCATTATAAGGAGCTCAGGTGTGATAAGGGTGATGGTAATAGGCATAGTAGAGGTACTAAGGACATTTCCTCTAACAGAAAGCATGCCTATTTGAACCAAGCCAGTGTCACTGAACGATCCAGTGAATCTTTTAATCGCAAGGGAGGGACAAGTCCTCCAAGGGACCAtcgaaggaaagaggagagaagaagagaggatgaggtCAGAAAAGAAAAGAATACATCAAAAAAATCAGGAGAAAGAAAAAGCACTtgtacagagagaagaagaacaaaGGAAAGTGACCGATGCAATACGGACGTCAGTAAGGACAAGACAATGGACGACAGTAAAGTCAGGGGGCAAAAGACAGGTGAGAAGTCTGAATTTCTTCCATCTGAGGCTAAAGTGGCTGCGAAAAGCTCTGTAGAGAAAACCGGTCCAAACAGAAAGTTAAGTTTCATGGAAACTCTGAATCTTACCCTGTCACCAGTTAAAAAACCAAGACAGCTTGCTGAAACCAAGGAACAGGAGGGCACACCACCTGAGGAAGTTCCTGAAGACCAGTCAGCAGAAGACAGTGGACAGCCTGATCTAGACAAGTTACTCATCTTAGACGAAATCAACAGCAGTGTGTTAGAGACCGACGAGGTCTTCGAGGAGCCAGTGGTACAGCCCTCTTCAGAAATCCCAATGTCTTCAGGACCTGGAAGTATTGACCTTAGACATACAGACAAAGAACCTTGTCAGGATGCTAACAAAGGTCTGGCTGAGGCCACAGTGGCCAAAAAGCAACCGAAGTGCCAGTTCGAAGTGGAAGACATTATTGTCCAAGGTGTCTCTGAAGGTAAGCCTGAGCTGCCGGAGGCCACAGTGGATCAGAGGACTGAACCCACCACACCAGAACCTCCCAGGGAGGTTTGTGTTTCAGCTCCAGTCTGTGCCATTGTTTTGAGAACTCCACTGAAAAGCAGACCTGAAGACTGTGCCTCTGTGAATAAAGTGAGTGAGTCTGAGgattttactgctgctgctgtcacTGCTACTACTGTGGCTGGGAATTGTGGAAACAATTCAAATACGGACACTGGCCTATCGTCTAACGGATTTACCCCTGACCATTCAATGGAAAATGTAGTTCTTATTACTGACAATTGGGTCTGTAAGCCAAACGGTAAAACTCCCAGTGCTTTGGTCTGTGAAAGTCAAGCTGTTGAAACTGTGACACAAGTTCCACCCGCTGCTGTCTGCGTGGGACATCCTGCTGTTGAAGGTGTTTCAGGAAAAGAACCATCGGAATCTCTGCAATTGCCACTGCCTGCCTCTGTTATTTCAACCTCTAGTCTAGACGTGACAGCAGAGGTGCAAGATATTTCCAAGCATGGTGTTTCCAGTACGATTAACATGGAGGTAATTCCAGAGATCTGCATTACATCTGAGATTGTTGAAGATGCCACAGAGATACCTCtggagtgtgagaaagagaggactGTTGTGGAACAAGGTTCACCGTTGAGCGGTTTTGAAGTGTCTAAGGTGAGCAGCACAACAGGAGAGGTTGCACCATCAGCACAGCACAACAGTGGCTTGTTACAAACGCCAAAGAAGTCCCTGGATTCTGAGCCAAGTCACACAGAGAATGAGGACGTGAATGTTGAGCCTTCTAGCTCCATTCCGTTGGCCCATGATGAGGACTCGATGATGCTTACACTGGGCAGCCTTAAAGGTATTCCAGATGCCATCAGCCCACTCACAAGCCCAGTCCGTCCAATGAGGAAAAGCCATCAGCCGCCATGTCACAGCAAACCTGCTTACGTCAAGAGTCTTCGCAAAG AGTTTACCAGTGCTGCTGGGGATCCCAATTCAAAGAAGTTGGATGTGAATATGGAGAACAAGAATCCTGGCCGCTCCATTGCAAGTGCTACACAACAAGATGTGGATCGGGTTTCTGTCTGTTCTTCCAGCCCTGAGGATGAATTGGAAGAGGGTGAAATTCTTAGTGAAGGGGAAGAAACTCCAATCACGCCAAGTTCTCCAGCCAAAACGGTTAGGCCCACAAGCACGGTTAAAAGTCAACAAATTCCCAAGTCATCCCCTAGACTTTCCAAGAAGTTGCCTGAAGAGAAAGGGAATTCTAAACTCTTAAGTAAAACCTTGATTTCACCAGTTGGAAGCCCCATGTCAAAAGCTCGCTATAAAACGGTTCAACCTCCGTTACCCAAAGCTGCCTTGTGTACCGTGGAGGAGGTTATGGCCATGTTTGTAAAGATCCGCTATGCGTGCAGGAAAAAGTACATGAAGCTTCGTTCAACCTTCTCTAAGGAACGCTTCTGCGGTGTTATGGACATGTCCCTTGACTCTTTTACAGACTTTGTTGATAGTGTCAGCTTTACTAAACTATGCAGCCAAGAAGATGACCTCAAAGTGAAACTGAAGAACAACATAATGTCTGTTTTGAGTAAGTTATCAAATAATGGCATTGTCAACCGCATCTTTGACCAGGAACCACTTAATATGAAGTCGAAACTGTGGGAATTTGTGAATGTGCAGTTAGACTTCTTATTCAAGGAAATCCAGACTGCTCTGAGAAGTGTTTGCAAATCCTCAAATGGAAACCAGTCTGCAGGAGCTGAAAAAAGGGACTTGAGTCTCTCCAAGCAGCCAGTGGAGTCTCCCAAGCAGCCAGTGAAGTCTCCCAAGCAGCCAGTGAAGTCTCCCAAGCAGCCAGTGAAGTCTCCCAAGCAGCCAGTGAAGTCTCCCAAGCAGCCAGTGAAGTCTCCCAAGCAGCCAGTGAAGTCTCCCAAGCAGCCAGTGAAGTCTCCCAAGCAGCCAGTGAAGTCTCCCAAGCAGCCAGTGAAGTCTCCCAAGCAGCCAGTGAAGTCTCCCAAGCAGCCAGTGATGTCATCGGTGTCCCCAGCCTCTAAACTTAAAAGACCGCAGGGAGCGGTACAAAAAACGAATTGTGTGTCCAGAACATCTGCAAGTAAAAGACCGCAAGAGGAATTAACAGAGTGTGTTGAACCCAACATAAAAAGAACCAGGGCTCAGACTCTCCCCCCTTGCAAAACCGGTCTTGGAAGaggcaaaaatataaaaatgtcatTTGAAGAAGATAAGGAATCAGAGCCTCAAACCTCAGATCATCCTCTTATGCAACCTCTAATGCAACCTCCTTTGCAACACGGGTTAGAGATCTTATCATCAAACAGCCCTTCATCTGCTGAGAAAACAGCTGCCTATGTTCGCCGGCTGTCTCAAAATGGCTCACTCCATGACAAGTCTGACTTCGAAATCCTCACAGAACAGCAAGCCTCCAACCTAACATTCAACCTGGTGACAGACTCCCAGATGGGAGAGATCTTCAAGTGTCTCTTACAAGGGTCTGATCTGCTAGAAACTAGTGTCTCAGCTGGGGACAATCAGGGCTGGCCTCTTGGTACTCCTCGGAAAGGAGAGCGCTTCCGAGGCGTTACCACCCCAAGCAAAGTTGGTACCACAACCAAAGTTGGTACTCCCTCTAAAGTCATTGCCACATGGTCTTCTATTTCACCTTGCAAGTTTTCCTCTCCAAATTCAAAAGTCCAAATTCCACTAAATCCAGCTTTGTTGGATGAGAGTTGCATGTTAGAGGTGCCCTCCAGCCTGCCAGAAGACAAAATGACATCGCAGTCCAGTGTGTTCTCGCAGAGATCTTATTCCATTTTGGCAGAAgatctggctgtctctctcacaATTCCTTCACCTCTCAAGTCTGACAATCACCTCAGCTTCTTGCACCCAGCCAACGTGGAGCCCATGTCTGCTCCAGATAGTGTCATCAGTGCACATTTCAGTGAGGATGCTCTTATGGATGGGGAAGATGCTACAGAGCAGGACATTCACCTTGCCCTGGACACAGACAACTCCAGCGGTGCGTCAAGCGGTGCTGGCAGGACTAGGGAGGCTCCTGTTAACCCCCTGTTTCACTTCAAGCCTCACTTGCCCATGCAGGCAGTAGTGATGGAGAAGTCAAATGATCATTTCATTGTGAGGATACGGCATGCAAACACCAGCCCAGACATCAACTCCAACAACTCAGGTGTCAACTTCACCAACCTAGGCATCAACTTCTCCAACCTAGGCAACAACTCCACCAGCCTAGTGGTCAACCCCACATGCCTAGGAATTAAATCAACAAGCCAAGGAGTCAACTCTTCAAGCCCAGGAAGTGTAAACTCTACCTACCCAGGAAATAACTCCACCAACCCAGACACAAACTCAAGCTACCCATGTGTCAACTCCACAAGCCCACAAGTCAACTGCACCAACCCAGGCATCTACCCCATAAGTGCAGACATCAATCCAAGGGCTGTCTCAAGCCCTCAAACACCACCAGGAGAAGAACAACATGGCAAAGACCAAGCTCATCCCACAGGGAAAACTCCTTCTAAAACCCATTTTTCAGAGGCCAGTCCTCCTTTCTACCTTTCCACAAGCACAGAAACAGCATCTGCGCTATCTTCACCATGCCTCACCATCATAGAAGACACACCGGAGAGGGACCACAGCAAGGGTAAGACGGGGAAAAAGCGGAGAAGGCACCACGTCGAAATGAAAGCAAAGCGGCCTAAAAAGGAGGTGGTCCCTGAGAAGATCAAGCATAAAAAGAAGTCCTCAAAAAGGGCCAAAGGAAAGGAGACTAGAAGCTCCAAGAGCGAGAGAAGTAAAGTCACTACTCCACCCCAGTCTACCCCATCACCCAACAGCCTGTCTGCCAAGAATATCATCATAAAAAAGGGTGCAGTGGTGGTGACTTGGACAAG GGATGAAGACCGAGATATTCTCCTCGCGCTGAAGATGAAAGGTGCCTCTGCAGATACTTTCTCTTCCCTATCGGAGAAGATGAACAAGACACCCGCTCAG ATTGCAGAGAGATTTTCCCAGCTGATGAAGCTTTTTAAGAAGAAGAAGATGGCAAGTTGA
- the LOC112217512 gene encoding gap junction alpha-10 protein-like has product MGDWNLLGSILEEVHIHSTIVGKIWLTILFIFRMLVLGVAAEDVWDDEQSEFVCNTDQPGCKNVCYDDAFPISLIRYWVLQIIFVSSPSLVYMGHALYRLRALEKERHKKKAFLKAELEGAEPVHEDRQRIERELRKLEEQKRVRKAPLRGSLLRTYVFHILTRSVVEVGFIVGQYVLYGVGLDPLYKCERLPCPNSVDCFVSRPTEKNIFMIFMLVIAGVSLFLNLLEIFHLGVKKVKQSLYGNKGTDDESLLVFRSQKNSMVQQVCVLTNSSPQKMMQLTQTAYTMVPNSHVDAIPLYLHSVAPHNVSGGTNDSEQYLRQTELQSLRQLRTVEHHYTLDQRNHSCSSDDSNGPKGSGHPRHGGAQPRPSLMASHMEIPAALWNQLRKQSRVSALQDYSDVSDSPDSGHYPTGRKASFMSRGLSQTNLDSPSDSPNSGSGTDTEAKRIAQGESPPMTPPPASGRRMSMSMILELSSIMKK; this is encoded by the exons ATGGGGGATTGGAACTTGTTGGGGAGTATCTTAGAAGAGGTACATATTCATTCAACCATCGTGGGAAAAATCTGGCTAACCATCCTTTTTATATTCCGGATGCTCGTTCTTGGTGTGGCAGCAGAGGATGTTTGGGACGATGAGCAGAGTGAGTTTGTGTGCAACACGGACCAGCCTGGGTGTAAGAATGTGTGCTACGACGATGCATTCCCCATTTCTCTTATCCGATACTGGGTGTTACAAATCATTTtcgtgtcctctccctctctggtgtACATGGGACATGCACTGTACCGTTTGAGGGCCCTTGAAAAAGAGAGACACAAGAAAAAAGCTTTCCTGAAAGCGGAGCTAGAGGGCGCTGAGCCCGTTcacgaggacagacagaggatagagagggagctgAGGAAGCTGGAGGAACAGAAGAGAGTAAGGAAAGCTCCACTCAGGGGCTCCTTGCTGCGCACATATGTTTTCCATATCTTGACGAGGTCAGTGGTGGAGGTTGGCTTCATAGTGGGACAATATGTGCTGTACGGAGTTGGACTGGATCCTTTGTACAAATGTGAGAGATTGCCTTGCCCGAACAGTGTGGATTGCTTTGTGTCCAGACCAACTGAGAAGAACATTTTCATGATCTTCATGCTCGTCATCGCTGGGGTTTCTTTGTTCTTGAATCTCCTCGAGATATTCCACCTGGGAGTGAAAAAAGTCAAGCAAAGTCTGTATGGAAATAAAGGTACAGATGACGAAAGCTTATTAGTGTTCAGGTCCCAAAAAAACTCCATGGTCCAGCAGGTGTGTGTCCTCACAAACTCATCACCCCAAAAGATGATGCAACTCACTCAGACGGCCTACACAATGGTCCCTAACAGCCACGTGGATGCTATCCCCTTGTACCTGCATTCGGTAGCTCCTCACAACGTTAGTGGTGGCACCAACGACTCAGAGCAGTACCTCAGACAGACTGAGCTCCAGTCCCTGCGACAGCTGAGGACTGTGGAGCACCactacaccctggaccagaggaACCACTCATGCAGCAGTGATGACTCCAATGGGCCTAAAGGCTCAGGCCATCCCAGGCACGGCGGAGCACAGCCACGGCCTTCCCTTATGGCCAGCCATATGGAGATACCAGCAGCCCTGTGGAACCAGCTACGCAAACAGAGCCGGGTCAGCGCTCTGCAGGATTACAGTGACGTGAGTGATTCACCTGACAGTGGTCACTATCCCACGGGGAGGAAGGCTAGTTTCATGTCCCGAGGACTCTCTCAGACCAACCTGGACAGTCCTTCTGATAGCCCGAACTCCGGGAGTGGGACGGACACAGAGGCCAAGCGTATCGCCCAAGGAGAGAGCCCACCTATGACCCCGCCTCCAGCCAGTGGACGAAGAATGTCAATG AGCATGATTCTGGAACTGTCTTCAATCATGAAAAAGTGA